From Granulicella cerasi, a single genomic window includes:
- a CDS encoding TonB-dependent siderophore receptor, with translation MSKQIELKTSLMAGLFGTEPAQPAGVTASRRKNPLAAMVALTLAGLTTTTAVAATTPTDKNDDLGKEADPHHGHEGAGQHPNDPAHEVHKFDIPAGPLSEVIAAIRKQAGIRIALASQDKMADVPSQGVSGVMPVDAALRQALDGTGLAARFDAPDSVKIDVRSANESVVVTADNQPTNLKYTAPLLDLPQTVNVIGGEAMQQMAATSLVEALRAVPGITFGAGEGGNPLGDRPFIRGLDSQSSTYIDGMRDIAAQSRDTFDIDSIEVQEGPGGAYGGRGTGGGSINMNSKIARKDRFIAGSFMPGTSSYKRATIDANAKLMNSVYGRLTSMWYDAGVAGRDGVNNNRWGFAPSLAIGLGHPTRLFLDYYHLITNSIPDSGIPYNNPANTYASTYAAAGYKQVLQPGDGTPIALPYRTIFYGLLDRDKDKEYAKIGTARVEQDLFHGKSLLRNSFRYERTSQDYLWTLPDDSKGNLYYGLLFRRINAKYNSVYTLGNQTDLSGAFNTGSIKHSYAVGMEFSKERGNIDSYTNNTTAFTSPNAQGTGGTETCQLGLGAASAYNCTSLFAPNDRDQWIGASAKGVIGLTYTNSVYLAHNPSHSVAVTKSAYGFDTITLNKHFLATVGGRYDHFESSYLSSTVAKQVVVNDLGTYIAGLTYKPNAVTSIYGTVSTAAIPTGNALAQGTDTSNLSTVGNSNLQPETIRQEEFGVKRELAHGRALAHVAVYREDIQNVRITLADGNVGAAGTDRTIGLEAGVTGYITRKWDMTGGYNFIDAILTNAGGAGAANGLTNGNHMPNTPWSSFSLTSNYKIIPRLRVGGGVYANSMVWGNQSTNKWVRGYTRVDLFSSYDVNKHFSIQGNALNVGDKVYYQQAYTTHYAVLAPGRTVLVGLNVKF, from the coding sequence TTGAGTAAGCAGATTGAGTTGAAGACAAGCCTGATGGCGGGACTTTTCGGCACGGAACCGGCGCAGCCGGCAGGCGTTACCGCCAGCCGCCGCAAGAACCCTCTGGCAGCGATGGTGGCCCTCACGCTGGCAGGTCTGACGACGACCACGGCCGTGGCCGCGACCACGCCGACGGACAAGAACGACGACCTTGGCAAAGAAGCCGACCCTCACCATGGTCACGAAGGTGCGGGCCAACATCCGAATGACCCCGCACATGAAGTGCATAAGTTTGATATCCCCGCAGGTCCTCTGAGTGAAGTAATCGCGGCGATCCGCAAGCAGGCGGGCATCCGCATCGCGCTGGCCTCGCAGGACAAGATGGCCGATGTGCCTTCGCAAGGTGTGAGCGGCGTGATGCCGGTGGACGCAGCGTTGCGTCAGGCGCTCGATGGTACGGGGCTTGCTGCGCGCTTCGACGCACCGGATTCGGTAAAGATCGACGTCCGTTCTGCAAATGAGTCGGTAGTGGTAACGGCTGACAACCAGCCTACGAATTTGAAATACACCGCACCGCTTCTCGATCTACCTCAGACCGTCAACGTTATCGGAGGCGAAGCCATGCAGCAGATGGCCGCGACTTCGCTAGTTGAGGCGCTTCGTGCTGTTCCGGGCATCACCTTCGGTGCTGGAGAAGGCGGCAACCCTCTCGGCGATCGTCCCTTCATCCGTGGTTTGGACTCTCAGTCGAGCACGTATATCGACGGCATGCGTGACATCGCAGCCCAGTCGCGCGATACCTTCGACATCGATAGCATCGAAGTGCAAGAAGGCCCTGGCGGTGCTTATGGCGGTCGCGGGACGGGCGGCGGCAGCATCAACATGAACAGCAAGATTGCTCGTAAGGATCGCTTCATTGCAGGTAGCTTTATGCCCGGCACCTCGAGCTATAAGCGCGCAACGATCGATGCGAACGCGAAGTTGATGAACAGCGTTTATGGTCGTTTGACCTCAATGTGGTACGACGCTGGAGTTGCTGGGCGCGACGGCGTGAATAACAATCGCTGGGGCTTCGCCCCGAGCCTCGCCATTGGTCTGGGCCACCCGACACGTTTGTTTTTGGACTACTACCACCTGATCACAAATAGCATTCCTGATTCGGGTATTCCGTACAACAATCCTGCAAACACGTACGCCTCAACCTACGCCGCTGCTGGATACAAGCAGGTTCTCCAGCCGGGCGATGGCACGCCGATCGCATTACCTTACAGAACGATCTTCTACGGCCTGCTTGACCGCGATAAGGATAAGGAATACGCGAAGATCGGTACCGCACGCGTCGAACAGGATTTGTTCCATGGCAAGTCACTGCTGCGCAACAGCTTCCGCTACGAGCGCACCAGCCAGGACTATCTTTGGACTCTTCCTGACGACAGCAAGGGTAATCTCTACTACGGTCTGTTATTCCGCCGCATCAATGCGAAGTACAACTCCGTGTATACGCTTGGCAACCAGACAGATCTATCAGGGGCGTTCAATACGGGAAGCATCAAGCACTCGTATGCGGTGGGCATGGAATTCTCCAAGGAACGCGGCAACATCGATAGCTACACCAACAACACGACAGCGTTCACTTCGCCCAACGCTCAGGGAACCGGCGGTACAGAAACGTGCCAGCTTGGGCTAGGTGCGGCTTCAGCTTATAACTGCACTTCGCTGTTTGCTCCCAATGATCGGGATCAGTGGATCGGAGCGTCAGCGAAGGGTGTCATTGGACTGACCTATACCAATTCGGTATACCTTGCCCATAATCCATCCCACTCGGTCGCGGTGACGAAGTCTGCTTATGGCTTCGACACCATTACGCTCAACAAGCATTTTCTCGCTACGGTGGGCGGTCGCTATGACCACTTTGAATCTAGCTATCTTTCCTCGACAGTCGCGAAGCAAGTGGTGGTCAACGATCTTGGAACTTACATTGCAGGCTTGACGTATAAACCCAACGCTGTGACGAGCATCTACGGCACAGTGAGCACGGCCGCGATTCCGACGGGCAACGCTTTGGCGCAGGGTACTGACACTTCGAACTTGAGCACGGTTGGTAACAGCAACCTGCAACCCGAGACGATTCGTCAGGAAGAGTTCGGCGTGAAGCGTGAACTCGCTCATGGTCGTGCGTTGGCGCATGTCGCGGTATATCGCGAAGACATCCAGAACGTTCGCATCACGCTCGCAGACGGCAATGTTGGCGCGGCGGGTACAGACCGTACGATCGGTCTCGAAGCTGGTGTCACTGGTTACATCACGCGCAAGTGGGATATGACCGGTGGTTATAACTTCATCGATGCCATCCTTACTAATGCCGGCGGTGCAGGTGCAGCGAACGGTCTGACGAATGGCAATCACATGCCAAACACGCCTTGGAGCAGCTTCAGCCTTACGAGTAATTACAAGATCATCCCACGCCTTCGTGTCGGTGGCGGTGTCTACGCAAACTCGATGGTCTGGGGTAATCAGTCTACAAATAAGTGGGTCCGTGGTTACACCCGTGTTGACCTGTTCAGTTCCTACGATGTGAACAAGCACTTCAGCATTCAGGGCAATGCGTTGAACGTTGGTGACAAGGTGTATTACCAGCAGGCGTATACGACGCACTACGCAGTGCTTGCTCCGGGACGCACGGTGCTCGTCGGCCTCAACGTGAAGTTCTAA
- a CDS encoding SRPBCC family protein → MPQHFHAEQWLPYPVELVFAFFANPENLPRLMPAWQKVRIEEAMFQAPPPRPEGTPRFPGAVAGSGSRILISARIAPWLPPRAGWDARIEDFRWNEGFCDVQYTGPFKSWRHCHTVTARDNDKGMPGTLVTDEVTYEPPFGELGVLAAKPALHYAWRIRHERTAALLARATTNAR, encoded by the coding sequence ATGCCTCAACATTTCCATGCCGAGCAGTGGCTACCCTATCCGGTGGAGCTTGTCTTCGCGTTTTTCGCCAACCCGGAGAACCTGCCGCGGCTGATGCCCGCCTGGCAGAAGGTTCGCATCGAGGAAGCGATGTTCCAGGCGCCCCCGCCAAGACCTGAAGGGACACCCCGCTTTCCCGGCGCCGTGGCCGGCTCCGGCAGCCGCATTCTGATCAGCGCGCGCATCGCTCCGTGGCTTCCTCCGCGCGCCGGGTGGGACGCCCGCATCGAAGACTTCCGCTGGAACGAGGGTTTTTGCGACGTGCAGTACACCGGCCCGTTCAAAAGCTGGCGACACTGCCACACCGTCACCGCGCGCGACAACGACAAGGGGATGCCCGGCACTCTCGTCACAGACGAGGTGACCTACGAGCCGCCGTTTGGCGAACTGGGTGTGCTCGCCGCGAAACCTGCTTTGCACTACGCCTGGCGCATCCGACACGAACGCACAGCAGCTCTGCTGGCGCGCGCCACGACAAACGCTCGCTGA
- the dxs gene encoding 1-deoxy-D-xylulose-5-phosphate synthase — protein sequence MSEYLSRIKSPADVKKLGMVELERLAEEIRERLIQGVAKTGGHIGPNLGVVELTIAMHYVFDTPQDSFVFDVSHQSYVHKLLTGREDRFETIRQPGGLNGFMLRTESEHDSFGAGHAGTALSAALGMAVARDMSGGDEHIVALAGDAAFTNGISFEALNNVAAQTKRMIIVLNDNEWSIDKNVGAIAEYFHKIATNPTYVNFYDRVTGLVEKFGGQAARHITRKAEEAAKGVIGRGMIFEEFGLGYYGPIDGHNLPMLIETFKFLKTQNRPVVLHALTQKGRGFQPALDKVKKFHGLGPYDPETGETKAAGQKTYSEIFAETLNKLADMDRNVVAITAAMPNGTALDVFRPQHPDRYFDVGIAEEHAVLFAAGMATKGYRPFCAIYSTFLQRAFDQVVHDVALQELPVVFCMDRGGLSGDDGPTHHGLFDISYLRSVPNLIHMDPKDEDELQDMMFTALKHNGASAIRYPRGTGPGSVVKETPVALEVGKAEVIRDGADLAIFSLGNMLPEAEKVAKALEAEGHSVAVINARFAKPIDAECVLSYARRCGLLMTLEDHVLAGGFGSAVLEALHDAGLETPVVRVGWPDQFIEHGKPDDLRAKYGLAAEAALERVRPLLRKPVSA from the coding sequence ATGAGCGAATATTTGAGCCGGATCAAGTCTCCGGCTGATGTAAAAAAACTCGGCATGGTCGAACTGGAGCGCCTCGCGGAAGAAATTCGCGAACGGCTCATTCAGGGCGTGGCCAAGACCGGTGGACATATCGGGCCCAACCTCGGCGTTGTCGAACTGACGATCGCCATGCACTATGTCTTCGATACGCCGCAGGACAGCTTCGTCTTCGACGTCAGCCACCAGAGCTACGTGCATAAGCTGCTCACCGGCCGCGAAGACCGCTTTGAGACGATCCGCCAGCCCGGCGGCCTGAACGGTTTTATGCTGCGCACCGAAAGCGAACACGACAGCTTCGGCGCAGGTCATGCTGGTACTGCTCTGAGCGCGGCTCTGGGCATGGCCGTGGCGCGCGACATGAGCGGTGGTGACGAACACATCGTCGCGCTCGCAGGCGATGCGGCGTTTACCAACGGCATCAGCTTCGAGGCGTTAAACAACGTGGCCGCGCAGACCAAGCGCATGATCATCGTGCTCAACGACAACGAGTGGTCGATCGACAAGAACGTCGGCGCGATCGCAGAGTACTTCCACAAGATCGCCACGAACCCGACGTATGTGAACTTCTACGATCGCGTCACAGGCCTGGTTGAAAAGTTCGGCGGACAGGCTGCGCGGCACATCACGCGCAAGGCCGAAGAAGCCGCGAAGGGCGTCATCGGCCGCGGCATGATCTTCGAAGAGTTCGGGCTCGGTTACTACGGCCCCATCGACGGCCACAACCTGCCGATGCTGATCGAGACCTTCAAGTTCCTGAAGACGCAGAACCGCCCCGTCGTGCTTCATGCATTGACGCAGAAGGGCCGCGGCTTCCAGCCGGCGCTCGACAAGGTGAAGAAGTTCCACGGCCTCGGACCATACGATCCTGAGACCGGCGAGACGAAGGCGGCAGGGCAGAAGACCTATTCGGAGATCTTTGCCGAGACGCTGAACAAGCTCGCTGACATGGATCGCAACGTAGTGGCGATCACCGCGGCGATGCCCAACGGCACAGCGCTCGACGTCTTCCGTCCGCAGCATCCTGACCGCTACTTCGACGTCGGTATCGCCGAGGAACATGCCGTATTGTTTGCGGCAGGTATGGCGACGAAGGGCTATCGACCGTTCTGTGCCATCTACTCGACCTTCCTGCAGCGTGCGTTCGATCAAGTCGTGCATGACGTCGCTCTGCAAGAGTTGCCGGTTGTCTTCTGCATGGATCGCGGCGGCCTGAGTGGCGACGACGGTCCGACGCATCACGGCCTCTTCGACATCAGTTATCTGCGCAGTGTTCCGAACCTCATCCACATGGATCCGAAGGACGAGGACGAGCTGCAGGACATGATGTTCACCGCGCTGAAGCACAACGGAGCGAGCGCGATTCGCTATCCGCGCGGTACAGGCCCCGGTTCGGTGGTGAAGGAAACCCCGGTGGCGCTGGAAGTAGGCAAGGCTGAAGTCATCCGTGACGGCGCTGATCTCGCCATCTTCTCGCTGGGCAACATGCTGCCAGAGGCCGAGAAAGTCGCGAAGGCGCTCGAAGCGGAAGGCCACTCCGTCGCCGTCATCAACGCGCGCTTTGCGAAACCGATCGATGCCGAGTGCGTACTCTCCTATGCTCGCCGCTGCGGTCTGCTGATGACGTTGGAAGACCACGTCCTGGCGGGCGGTTTCGGCTCGGCGGTGCTTGAGGCCCTGCACGATGCGGGGCTCGAGACGCCGGTGGTGCGCGTGGGCTGGCCTGACCAGTTCATCGAGCACGGTAAGCCGGATGACCTTCGCGCGAAGTACGGCCTGGCGGCTGAGGCGGCGCTGGAGCGGGTTCGTCCGCTGCTCCGCAAGCCTGTCAGCGCATAG